One Ignavibacteriales bacterium genomic region harbors:
- a CDS encoding ParB/RepB/Spo0J family partition protein has translation MKSSLGRGLDALINPNRFTETDEQKNPDYSNVKFDDGKQVDVLAKIAVDFISPNPFQPRLNFDPLALEELKKSIIANGLIQPITVRRVAGNQYQLVSGERRLRAYSDIGYKEIPAYIIKVDSDEIMLALALIENIQRETLNPIEVSKAYKRLMDECHLTQEQIADKVGKDRTTIANSIRLLKLPEKIQQCLVDESISAGHARALINLPSEDFQLYALDRILIDNLSVRKVEYLTKKLISEGIPSKKSFTVKTKQTVNSNLNDVEDKLRKIFGTKVKCKQDKSGSGEIIIEFFSNDELERLFELFEIIDSKYN, from the coding sequence ATGAAATCGAGTTTAGGAAGAGGATTGGATGCGTTAATCAATCCAAATAGATTTACTGAAACAGATGAACAGAAAAATCCGGATTACTCAAATGTAAAATTTGATGACGGCAAACAGGTTGATGTACTTGCTAAGATTGCAGTTGATTTCATTTCACCAAACCCGTTCCAACCACGATTAAATTTTGATCCACTTGCACTAGAAGAATTAAAAAAATCTATAATCGCAAATGGATTGATTCAGCCAATAACTGTTAGACGAGTTGCCGGCAACCAGTATCAGTTAGTCTCCGGTGAAAGACGTTTACGCGCTTATTCTGATATCGGTTACAAAGAAATTCCGGCCTATATCATCAAGGTTGATTCTGATGAAATAATGCTTGCCCTAGCATTGATTGAGAATATTCAGAGAGAAACCTTAAATCCAATAGAAGTTAGTAAAGCTTACAAAAGATTGATGGATGAATGTCATTTAACGCAGGAGCAAATTGCAGATAAAGTTGGAAAAGACAGAACCACTATTGCAAACTCAATTAGATTATTAAAACTTCCTGAAAAAATTCAACAATGTTTGGTTGATGAAAGTATTTCCGCGGGACACGCAAGAGCATTAATCAATCTACCGAGTGAAGATTTTCAGCTATATGCACTTGATAGAATTTTAATAGATAATTTATCTGTTAGAAAAGTAGAGTATCTTACTAAAAAACTAATTAGCGAAGGTATTCCGAGTAAAAAATCTTTTACCGTAAAAACAAAGCAAACTGTTAATTCAAATCTCAACGATGTTGAAGATAAGCTTAGAAAAATATTCGGTACAAAAGTTAAATGTAAACAAGATAAAAGTGGCAGCGGTGAAATTATTATAGAATTTTTCTCTAACGATGAATTAGAAAGATTGTTTGAACTTTTTGAAATTATTGACAGCAAATATAATTAA
- a CDS encoding metal-dependent hydrolase, producing the protein MKLKYYSHSAFQITTNVGIKILIDPFLDDNPFSPVKSKDVAAEYIILTHGHGDHVGDGLKIGKRCNSLFICVNELAEWVKSKGLNAHNMHIGGAHNFEFGRVKFTIAHHGSLSPDNKYTGEASGVLITIDGKTVYHTGDTGLFYDMKLIGEMNPIDYMLLPIGDNYTMGITDAVKAVELANPKIAIPMHYNTFPIINSDPNEFKKLVEAKGTKCNVLTFGEEIEL; encoded by the coding sequence GTGAAACTTAAATATTATAGTCACTCAGCTTTTCAGATCACAACAAATGTTGGTATAAAAATATTAATTGATCCATTTTTAGATGATAATCCTTTTAGCCCAGTAAAATCCAAAGATGTAGCTGCAGAGTACATAATTCTTACTCACGGACACGGAGACCATGTTGGTGATGGATTAAAAATTGGTAAACGATGTAACTCCCTATTTATTTGTGTTAATGAATTGGCTGAATGGGTTAAATCTAAAGGACTTAACGCACATAATATGCATATTGGCGGAGCGCATAATTTTGAGTTTGGACGAGTAAAATTTACAATTGCCCATCACGGATCACTTTCACCAGATAATAAATATACTGGCGAAGCTTCTGGAGTTTTAATAACAATTGATGGAAAAACTGTTTATCACACAGGTGATACAGGATTGTTTTATGATATGAAACTAATTGGTGAAATGAATCCCATAGATTATATGTTGCTCCCGATTGGTGATAATTATACGATGGGAATTACAGATGCAGTAAAAGCTGTTGAACTTGCAAATCCCAAAATAGCAATACCTATGCACTACAATACTTTTCCTATAATAAATTCTGATCCTAACGAATTTAAAAAACTTGTTGAAGCAAAAGGCACAAAATGCAATGTTTTAACTTTTGGTGAAGAAATAGAATTATGA